The proteins below come from a single Balaenoptera acutorostrata chromosome 2, mBalAcu1.1, whole genome shotgun sequence genomic window:
- the LOC103014605 gene encoding olfactory receptor 2T27-like, whose product MHLFLFSMVVVVYTLAMASNAAMVLLIWADARLHTPMYFLLSQLSLLDIFFTSVTVPKMIAGFLFGWISISFGGCGAQMFFFMFLGATECILLALMAYDRYVAICNPLRYPVLMCRRTCLLLVAASWLGGSLNSSIQTALTLQFPYCGSRKIAHFFCEVPSLLRLACADTAIYELVLFVTGVVVLLVPIAFITTSYALILAAVLQMYSAEGRWKALATCSSHLAVVNLFYGPLIYTYMLPASYHSPGQDDVVSVFYTVFTPMLNPVIYSLRNKEVTGAMKKVIGKCGVSRTA is encoded by the coding sequence ATGCACTTGTTCCTCTTCAGCATGGTAGTGGTCGTCTACACACTTGCCATGGCCAGCAACGCTGCCATGGTCCTCCTGATCTGGGCAGATGCCCGGCTCCACACGCCCATGTACTTCCTTCTCAGCCAGCTGTCCTTATTGGACATCTTCTTCACCTCAGTCACTGTCCCCAAGATGATAGCAGGCTTCCTCTTTGGATGGATAAGCATCTCGTTTGGAGGCTGTGGGGcacaaatgtttttcttcatgTTCCTGGGGGCCACAGAGTGCATCCTGCTGGCCCTCATGGCCTATGACCGCTACGTGGCCATCTGCAACCCTCTGCGCTACCCGGTGCTCATGTGCCGCCGGACCTGCCTTCTCCTGGTGGCTGCCTCGTGGCTGGGAGGGTCCCTCAACTCCTCCATCCAGACCGCACTGACCCTGCAGTTCCCTTACTGCGGCTCAAGGAAGATCGCGCATTTCTTCTGTGAGGTGCCTTCACTGCTGAGGTTGGCCTGTGCTGACACGGCTATCTATGAGCTGGTGCTCTTTGTGACGGGCGTGGTGGTCCTGCTGGTGCCCATTGCATTCATCACCACCTCCTACGCCCTAATCCTGGCAGCTGTGCTCCAGATGTACTCTGCAGAGGGACGTTGGAAGGCCCTGGCCACCTGCTCCTCCCACTTGGCAGTTGTCAACCTCTTCTATGGGCCCCTTATCTACACCTACATGTTACCTGCATCCTACCACTCTCCTGGTCAGGATGATGTAGTGTCCGTCTTCTATACAGTCTTCACGCCCATGCTGAACCCTGTCATCTACAGCCTCAGGAACAAGGAAGTGACAGGAGCAATGAAGAAGGTCATAGGGAAGTGTGGGGTGAGTAGGACTGCTTAA